GTCTCTTTTCTAAGTGTGgcttatgtatatatatatatatatatatatatatatatttcggttttttttcttattcagTGGCTTTctcttttatattaaatttttaaccaaaaaaaaaaaaaaaaacgaatttgtttttgttttcaaacatAGTGTAGTTTTATGCTTCTTGTTTAATTGTGCAGTTAGGCTTTTCTTCATGTTACTAAGACGGATACATGATAAATTGAACCTGAGGATTGCAGCATCATTTTCAATCCTGCCAATTGCAGACTTGTGACACaactgatttctttttttctcttatttttgcCTTTATATTTGCTCTCTTGTACTCTTTCCTTGCTCTTTGGATTTCCTGacaaaaagggggagagattattgtgaaattataataaaaaggggGGGAGATTGTGTTGTATAATTAAGGGGGAGTAGTGTTGTAATTTTGCCTTGAATTACATTTCTTCTCCCACATGCTTCActggttttgttgtttcatAATGTGCAGGGATTCAGAGCCTTGAGTTTAGAGTAGgatttcatttgttgaatCCCATGCAATTTCGTTTGAGTTGTAATAGGTGTTTTgtctaggaaatgccaaagggggagattgttagtatgaaaattgtattgtcatttcctagactctagcataggttggGAATTAGTGTGTGAACTTGTTTTACTGGAAGCTTTGGCGCAACACATTCATTTTGGATCTTTGAAGTATGACGTGATCGATATGAGAAACTGAgttcaggtaaatcatgacataatcatgcattcattataggattcctagttggagctattttcaatcaagtattttcatgttaatcctatttttattagGATTAGATTTTTTATCTTGAGATTACTTTCCATAGTTAaactctattttgatttatgttaaaatattatattgataCCTAATTGGTCTCTTTGATAAAGATTGTTATCTTGTATAACAATCCTTGCATGAGTACGTTGTTCATCCTGTGCCCACTTTGAATGCCATCAAATAGTCATAGTTGAATAGGTTTAGTGGGTGTTCATATTGCATCAGGTTTAGGAGTCTTAATTGAAGTGGGTTTGGCACTTGTGGGATGCCATCTGACTAGGCATAGGAAACCTTGAATAAAAGGAGGATGCCTCTCCTTGGTTGCGGGtgcttttgatattttgtgtGGAGCATATAGAATTCTAAGGAAAAAGCTGCTGTGCATTTATTTGatataaatcatcaagtgtttaatgtttacttggtgatttatcaaacactttaatcattcatattgcattcatatgcatgtCGATGACTCATATGGTAGAGAGCACCAAGATCGTTGTGGCGGTCTTTCTCTTGTGAGCTTGAATCGATCGTGACCAGTATCGGATTCAATATAAGGAGAGTTGGAAGAACTCtggcgagcttgaagcaatcgtgaccagtattgcattcaacataaggagtgtcgaagatcatcctgtgacagaagttgagttacgaagaagtctgtaaacattatctagaatgagtctaggataagtgtgtgagtacttcttgtaatcatcgttctatagtggatttgagttggactgaggagtcccgtagattttccccagaggtggggttttaccacgtaaaataattctctgcgtgttcttttattttaagctttgcacatctcaggattgataactcatatcaatcctgcttcaaaggttgatcattatttattgcaaaaaattccaattagcttgtttaacattctccaggcatatatagatatcctacaggtattttcATAGGTACGGaatgaaaaaacagaaatgaGATAAGTGGTATTTAAGAAATATCAAAGTTATATAAGTTCTTGTTATTAACTTGTCATTACCCTGTAAACAGATCCGAATCCGCCCTCTCCAAGTTTATTTGCTTCAGAAAAGTCATCTGTGGAAACTCTAATGGTGGCCAAGTCAAATTGCAAGGATTCTGCAGATCCAATTTCATCTGTATCGTCGCTGTCTGAGGAACAATTGAAATTCTAAAAATGCCTATAAAAGTGGTAGTACTTGGCTTCCTCCCTATCAAATGGAATAATATGATTAATTAATGTTCACTAGAGTTGCGTCCTTACCTGGAATTAACTTCCCAGTTTCAAGTATTTTCTTTGTCCTCCTTACTCTTAAACAAATGCAGAAGAATATAACTATCAGTACCACAGAAACAACAATTGGCACAACAATAATGATGACAATCTGAGATCTGTTACTCTTCGATCctgcaaaaaacaaaaatctcatTTGCATTAATTtgaatacatacatacatctGTATATGAACTCTATTCGACCCAAAATTGTTGTAGTGTCAATGGTAGCAATTAATGGTCCCTCAACTTTTACACGAGACAACTACATCaactaaaaattgaattgaaagacTAAAATGTAACTCATCTACAAATTCCTGGACAATTGCTCTAGTTAAGCCAACTTTATTTCTTCAAAGCATAATATACTGggatgtaaatatatatatatatatatatgtacctCCTGTACTGGTTGACGGGGGAGGAGGACTAGACAGTGGAGGTGGAGAAGACGGCAATGGTCGGACAGTTGTAGGGTCAACGATGGGATAGATCTCATACCTAAGATCACAGCTGGGTTTACTAATACGACCACCTTCCTTCCCCGGAAAATATTCTGGGATATCTGCCATAGAACTACCCAAGCAATAACTGCAGTTCTGCTCGGTCAAATCCGGCCTACACTGCGCAAGTCCATAGATTGTTTGGAAGTTGGGAGCGGTTGCGGTCCCTACCGCAAATTTTCGAAGTGAACCGTTCCCTGCAGCTTGACCCCTTAGGTCATCCAGTAGCGTCCTCAGCTCTTGAAAAAACCCGTCGACGTTGGACACGTTCTGTACGTTATACCACCGGAAAGCAGGGAAAGTTTCAATGGCTCCGTAGATGGAGCGGTTGGCGTAGCGAAGCGTGCACAGGTCAAATATGCCGAAAGCTTCCTTTTGATTGGGACAGACCTGTGTGAGCTGTTGTGTGCCTTTGCTGAGGCAGCCACGGCAAATGTCCACCGTGACATCCCCTCGACATAGCCCGATTGCGTAAACCTGGTCGGGGTTTTCCCCGTAGGATGAGTTGTAGAAGCCGTAGCCATTACCGTTGTTGGAGggggaaaaaagagaagagagaagggtgTTGAGGTTTGTCTGGTATGTACTGTTGGTGGTGTAGTTGCCTTTATCGTTGTAACACCATGGGGTTATAGATTGAGTGCTGATCATGAGGAACAAAACGGGAGAAAGGAAGAACAGAAATCTGAAGGAGAACATTAATGGCGCCATTCTGTTTGTACATTATTGTTGGTCAAATCAAAACTGTGTTTATATACTTTTTATTCTCTTGTCGTgttgataaaaagaaaaaaaaaaagagaaaaaaagagagcttaatacataaaaatgaaaatgtaattTATTTCTCAAATGATATAATAATACTCAGACCAAATCcttccaattccaattcaTCAAAATACTTCTTTTGAGGATTGATTGAGACTGGACAAAAGAGAGTAGTGCCTACAACTATTCACTCGGTATAAGTCCGTGTCTTTAAAGCAGTTTTCTACTAGTGGGGACCAACTTTCTTTTATCtctattgctttttttttttttttttttttttttttttctagaacCAAATTAAACGTTGGCCACATCGTTGATATATCACATGAGTAAAATAAAAGCCACACCCACACACACATATTGACAGAGACGGGACTGGTTCTTCTTGTGATTTTTGATGAGGACTAATTGGAGattccaaataaataaaataattgaatattGGAAGGGGGAGTGCAAGGTTGATGTCAAGGCAAGGAGATATTGCAAGGAATTTTCTACTATGGACGGactgcttttttttatttacccACCTTAATTAAGTGGGTATCCTGGTCAAAGGAATGGAAACttctaaaaatgaaaaggaaacaaaaaaaaaaaaaatttccataaAGCATATGTAATTCATGAAATTGGAAACATCTAAGCTGAAACTCAACATCCATTTAGGGGTAAGAGGGACCTGTTTGAGATTGCTTTTTTTCGCCAAAAATTTActtcactttaaagttaagcagtttcaagtgtttggtaaaaataaaatatcccgATTATTTTACAAGCAGTGGCCTTTTGACAgcattttttaaaacaaactttGGGTTACTTTTCAAAACTGCTTTCAAACGAAGAAGACTTGAacctttaatgaattttttttaattcccaaaataccatcattcatttaaaaaaatgacacCACCTCCACTTCCACATCCAACTCCACCACTTGCACCACCACAACCGCCGCCGCCACCATCACCgctgccaccaccaccaccacatcctcctcctcctcctccgccaccacctccacctccaccaccacttccacaaccaacaccaccaccaccacgaCGCTGCcactgccaccaccaccaccacctccacaaccaccaTCCCCACCACCCCCACTACCAGAACCagaaccaccaccaccacctccactccatcaccaccactaccaccacatgaTGAGTATATAACACTTTCAACATTAtgtctattttagtcattattcatagttacaacaattttatattaaaatttaccaaacggtTTTGACACTGCTTTTTGTACTAATAGCAATTTAAAAATATcgtttaccaaacatggagttgctttactttacagctaattattttcaaagcacagcAGAAAcagctttttttaaaaagtgatAGCAATCCCAAACTAGGCCGAGATCAACTCAAGCATCcagctttttcttcttttttgtttttgcaaatTATGATTCTGGTCTCTACAATTTGGCAAAATCTGACGTTAATTAAACCGTTAAATggaaaattaaatttcaatttcaatttgggtggaaaattaaaaatcatttaATGCCACATCAAATATTTGACTagaattatgaattatgatcTCATCCGACCATATAATACTGCCCACTAAATTGGCCCTAAAAGAAAGCTACATTACAACAATGTGAGTCTAGCCACAACAAAAGTATCGAACTCATTGAGAACATATATCGTCCTTGATGTCCATGTAAATCAAACTTGAGACCTTCTCTAACTAAAAATACTACTAAAACAAAGGCTAGTTAGTAGCCCAAAGTTCCTTTCAAGTTTAGAAATTGTCATAGCTTTGTTCTGTGAGCAGATCCTGAACATCTTGTAAAATAACATCGATTTTGATTCCCATCACCCATCTAAATTTATAGAGTTTACAAGCtaaatttacaaagaaaattaactAGGTTATTACTTGTAGACTACtccaaatcaattacaatcaaTATAAGCAAGGAAATTAAAACTAACTTTCCTAATTCTTAACACCCATGTTCTTATAAGAACTAGGTGCAATTGCTAGTTTCAAGAACCGGCATACCTTATGCAAAAGGGAATCCAGCAACTAAAGGCTTTAACAATTATATAATACCATAGCCTGGTTATTAATTGAAATGGTCTCCTAATTTTTGCTCCAATCTCATTTTAGtccattaattaaaattttcatttcaatagtCCTCAAACTCTCTATTTAGTATCAAAATGGTCCTACTGTCAAAGTCTATCAATTTTGACATTAAATTTAGGGGTTAAAGTGTCTCTATGAATTAAAATAGTAATATAtagttaaaaattaaaggaaactattataaaacttagaaaattttaaaacattgAATCTCATCAGCCacatggctttttttttttttttttcccgtgaGATTGACCtaacaattaataaaaaatttatctattgtttaaattaattaaaaattttaaaatcagataaatacaaaaataaaataacagattttttaaaaaagtgaacAAACCCAGATTTATACAAAAACACTTACTCACATCCCAACTCCACAACCTCCCCCCTCTCAACCTTCCCTCACACATCCCTcgtgtattcttcaacactccTACTCACGTGGGACTACTTTTTAGTGGGCCACACGTGTAACCAATTCCACATCGgtcacattattattatttttttataaaaaatttggggtttgtttgattttgattcaatttggggtttttgtttgatttggtttaatCGGGCCTAGTCAAccaacctggctctgataccatgttaagaTTTCAGAAGAACGGACCCTTGGCCCACCACTAGCAACATtgatattgtccccaacttaaaCACCTGTTTAGCAGGTGTAAAAGGCCTCGATGTTATTAGGAGTGAAACCATTTATTATATGGGagtttctattttgttaagtttccgATGTGAGACTCATGTATTCTTCAACACCCACAGCCCTAGCCCCAAGCCCCAAGATTCTAATTCAGgcaaaaaattgagaaaatgatatTGCTCAAAACTCAAGAGCAAGCGACGCTGAACACACTCtatttctttgatttggttttcatCCAATCTATCCCCAAAGCACATCAAAACCAGCAAGCAAAACATGGCATATTGCAAATGCTCGACCACTGTGACGCCTTTGGGTTAGGATTGAGAAGTTGTTTCAAGCCCATCCCCTAGGATGTAGCACATAATCATCTTTATCATCTTTGTTCCCTATGCTCAGGCACcttcttttgtatttgttgatgaaatTTGTACACGTGCATGACAAAGTGTTTTTACTGCTGCCCTGATCTTCCTTACTAGTTATCAATCTATTGGGATAATGTTTCCTTCTGGATAATGAATGATCATTTATATTTCCCCTATTTGGTTTATCCTATAATGCTGTGAATTATTTTCAGgatttacttctttttttttcctcaggATTTAGCTCTTTACTTTGGTTTTTTGATAAgaaagtttttaattttaatgtaTTATATAAGAGAGGGAGAGCGAGAGAGGTGGGTGTGACCCTGTGAGGTAGGATGGAGCAGTGGGCACATGCATCAGTGCCTATTTTGACCAAGACTTTGAATTTCAACTGACGAAAGAGAGTGGTGCCTACGTCCACAACTATTTACACGGTATAAGTCCGTGCCTTTAGAGCAGTTTTCTACTAGTGGgaccttcttttttctctctattgctttttctttctagAACCAAATTAAACGTTGGCCGCATCCATTTATATTTGTGTTAACCACCGTGTAATCTGGGTCGAAGGTGTGGACAAAAATTTTAGTGCAATAAATTTCAttggacaagaaaataattaaggttcggtggattaaatTGTAGGCCTCATAATTCGCCCATGTGacgtgtgactcatcaaaatcggattagttgtcaaaaatgacacATGGCGACATctgacggagtgcatcaaacagttcaagatgaagacaaaattaaaggaaagaatcttctgtgactgactttgatttaaatcaaatattaatcaggtcaatcaattgaagataatctggttaaattgccaaattatgggaattgatttaaatcaaatcaaaatcccacaaaacaaggttttaaatatggaaagttatttaggtcaagcatcctacaagagcctataaataggaggcctcaagacgaaagaaagGGTcagaaaaaacctagcactcagaaaaaatagaaaattctctgcattcttcaccctactttggaagagccaccaagcacaacaaatacgtgccgttGGGTTGAAGCAAAAGTTAGAGTACAAGAAGGGCGGTCCAAGTAAAAATTAGAGTACAAGAAAGTCCGTTGAACTAAAAACCCGAAAGGGTGGTTCAAGCAAAAGTTAGGACACaaaatttttttcccttgaacTACGTGATGACTTGATCCCTTTTCATCGAGGGAACGTAGGCAGCTTGGAGAAATAATTCTAAGTTCAGtcacatcaaaataaaaacaaagggtTTCCCCCATCAATCCGAACCATTCGAAAAAAATAGTGAAATAAGAAAATGCTTTTATTTCATCATGAAAGTTAACTAGTAAACATCAACACTTTGACAAGTTCGaagagaaatataaataaataaataaataaaatttttacaGCAACAGAATTTGCTATTCCCAAGACAAATCCTTGGAGCCGTTACGCAGTCTCTCAAAGGAAACTCGTAATGTATCTAAAGTCTCGGCATCGGCAGCTGATAGTACAGGAGCTCCTTCAACCGCAATCTTATCCTCTCTCAAGCGGGTGACCGCACCATGATGATAAGAAAGTTGTGCATCACTATCTGAAAGTGATTCGTTTAGTTGACGCCATCTTAACTCCAATTGTTCTTGTTCCCTCTTCAACTCCTCCATACGTGTATTGGCAGATTGAATAGACTTAAGTATAGAAGACTGACGAACTTCCTCAGCTTGTTGCAGAGCCAAGGCAATAGAAAGTGAAGAGTCAACTGCGGCTAAACAATCGCTCTGAAACTCGGGAGACAGCTTTTGGGAGTAAGTAGAGTGTGCAGAATGATAGTCAACTACAGTCACCATAAGTGCATCGAGCATAGCTCGTAAAGATGAGACGTTCGCCCCTACATTGTCAAGGGTAGTCAGCAACTTGCCAAGCTCATCTTTGAATGAGGGAAGCCTTTCTAATGAAGCCTTCAAGATTATGCTTTTTACTTGGTTTCCTAAAACGGAGATTACTTTGCGAAGGGTTTTGTCTGCAACACCTAATTTGGGCTCCCCACATGACATTTCAGAAGTGGATGCATAATTAGCCGGCTTTAATAAATGTTGCTGTGCAAGCGAACCTACATTGACCGACGAGTAATGGTTAAGCAAGTAGAATCAAAGATTTCTAAATACGGAGCGTGATAAAGATTGGCATTGTACCTCTTAACACCTGAATCACTTATCAGGTGCAAAGCATCATCTTCCTCTCCAATAGGCAAATGATTAAATGGTACAAGCTCAGACACAGTAGGGACATGATGCACTACTTCTccctaaaatatatatatatataattaattaatatatgtatGCATAGAAAAGGGGAAGCTCAAGGCGaaataaaatacatacctCATTCATTAGAACCGGTTGTGAAACAGCAGGCACATCACCAAAAAACCCGTCATCAAGTGGGTATGCCGCGTCCAAATCACAATAGAGAGCTCCTACACTTGTCTTCTTATGCCTAAAGTTGACTTCACTGTCTTCATTGCTACTTATATGCCTTCGCTTCAAATTGCGAATTCGTCGACTGAGTGGAATGAAATCTTCTTGAGAATCTGCTACGCTTTCTGTTTCTCCTTTATCATTAGGGACTCGAGTTGGAGGAACATCAACTGGAGGTGGGTGTTGAACTCGAGGTGCGGGAGTAGTAGAACTACCTTCAACTTCTGGATGAACTCAAAGCGCTCTACCACAGGCGAGTTTATCATGAACTAAAACTTCATTGCCATGAGACTTAAGAGATTTTGGCTGAGAAAGCGACGACGATTTGCCTGCAGTTGAGATTGTCTTTGATTTCGTCGATTCAAAGCGATGCACCTTCGACCACCAAATAACATAATCGGATGTGATCTCAAACTCCCAGATTTGTCCTTAGTGGGTAGGGTTATTGTAGATGCACTGCCAATCTTCAAGCATGATTTCCAATGTGAGTACACTGATAGCACAGTCCCATTCCGGACGTCATCTTTAAGTTCTCCTGGCACATGTTGTACATAACAAAATTGTCTACTGAACCTGTGCGGGCTATAAGGTTGGATGACTCGGTAGTTTTCCTGTCGTAGAGAAACGAATCCCGAATGAAGACATATCAAATACTCAAAGTCTTCTTTAGAAATATGATCTTCATCAGTCAGTTGTTTGCATTCTGAGAACACTTTTGCTAGACGATTCATTTTCACTTTACCACAAGTCCGGAACAAAGCTCGAGCTGTCGaatcttcaaaaaatttcgcTGAAAGTCTTCCTGAGAACCTTGCCATGATGGGAATGGACCTCTCGGAAGATGATGTAAAATGTGTGTCGAAATATTCACCCAACCACCCATACACATAATGGAAAGGTAGAACAGTTGTGCAATTTCTGGGATCATTTGCACTAGAAATATCATTCAACCCCTTGTAAATACTGGCCAATACTGGAACTGCTAAGCTGAATGATACACCGTGCGCCATCCGACTGGCAACTTTGAAAACCCCTGGTCTAATCAAAGTTATGTCATCTTTGGGAAATACAAATTTGCACAACCAGCAAGCAAGGAATGCAGCCAAGTAGGATCTATCCATGTCTTCATCAGCTATACCCAAATCTTCAAAaaccccttcttcttcctcagtACGTTTCAATGCCGCTGCAATGATACCAGACGGATCCGAGTCTTCCTTTGGCTTTTGTGACTTGTTCCGTACAGTTTTCCTCGAAGATTTTTTATACCTGAATGGCCCTCGATACCAGTACTTTATCCAAGCAGTCATTCTCACTCCAGATTTTCCTTTGGAGTCCTGTAAAATTTTGTGGTACGCTAAGAACAAGTAACGACAAATATGTGGGATATAAGGCACGCCTTTATGGTCCTTCCTGTTGAGACTTTCAGTGTTTGGAATAACTTCATCATAAAATCGACTTGTAATAGGGAGACCGCCGATTTCATGAAGATCCCAAAGGGAAATAGACATTTCTCCTTGCGATGTATGAAGAGTATTTGTCGCAGGGCACCAGTACTCACAGAAGGCTCGAATGACTAGACGTGTCGATCATAGCTAAATAATGAGGCAAACACTGCATTATATAGACCGACGCTCTTAAGAACCTGGGTATTTCTATTTAGCACATCTTCAAgccattcccagtaataatcgGTGTATGTAGATTCACCAGCCGACGGAAGAACAGAACCCCAATTCACTTCCTCATTATGGATTCGATCGCTAAGAAGTTCGAACGCCCCTAATGAATCAGTTTCTGTATGATGCGAGGACTTTAACTGTAAAACAGTGGAGTGAAGATCCCTATCTAtagatttggattttttgAAGCTGCTAAGTTGACAAAACACCTCTTGAGACCAAGACGGAATATGAAGATAATTGTCCACCTCAGATATCTCCGAAGCTAGGAGAGGCGCACCTACAAGCAATGTGGTACCTTCGTCCCGGCTATCACTTTCATCCTCAAGAATAGTAACGGTGCCTTTCTTGAAACACTTGAAGAAGGCCATCTGTATAAGATGAGCGACATGAAACAATATTCAATATCAGGCTGGTGACTtcatacttttaaaaaaaaaaaaagtgcttACTTGTACAAGTTTGAAAAGCTGGGTAAAGGTGGAATGTCTCGAGAAACAATCTTCACTTGTCTTCCcctacgtaaagcctaagcgcttgagcgggttatcaccaagtcggagagatggatcaaacgcaagcggtataggacgtctacgttcttcactcgtcctccacttacgtaaagcctaaaCGCTTGAgtgggttatcaccaagtcagagagatggatcaaactcaagcggtataggacgtctacgttcttcacttgtcctccacttacgtaaagcctagGCGCTTGAGCGGATTATCACCAAGTCGAAGAGATGGATCAAATCCAAGCGGGCGGTATAGGACGTCCAcgttcttcactttctttcaAAGTACctattgtgtgtgtgtgtgtgtgtgtatatatatatatatatcatcatataaaatacataaaaaaataaaataaaaaaaataattgaaagagTAATAGATGtgcagcaaaaacaaaaaaacaaagaaacaaaaaaaataaaaataaaaataaaaaaaataaataaaacaaaaacaaaaaacaaaaaaagaaaaaaacaaaaaacaaaaagaaaaacaagaaaaagcaaGCTGAATGGGGGGCAGCCCAATATGCCCACTTTTCCAACCCAGCCAGCATGAAGGCCACGCTCAGACTATAATGAGgggtaagttataaggggtaagttataaggggttcaCTTTATAGTCATTAGATCAATCCAAGGGCTAGGGAGAATTGAGATAAAGTTGTACAATCAGGTAGGTGAGGAATTCAAACCCGAATTTAATATCCAGCAGGtccgaaaaaaaaagaaaaaaagaagaagaggcaagTTCGAAGTTTGAACGGCAAAAACTCATCGCTCTAAAACCCATAGCTCTGAGAAACCACTAAGCTCTGAGAAACGGACGGCTGAAGGCAACGGTCAGACCCTGAAAAAGTATTTAGTTTGAGTGGAAAGGGCAGAGGAGTGGATTTTGAAACAGTGAAGGGGCGAAgcagtggaaggggaaggagagaagccgtattcgttggaagtggtaggttccatttgtggagcaaagCAACACAAAGACCCTGCACAGACACCTTGCGATTGTTcaataaccagcatttggtgagtaatttatggaatttgagtttagggttagagtaatggttttccccaatttgtaccataaattttgttagatttggcatctcttcattgtgcttcagttgcatgttaatttttgcttgggtatatgttaaaaaaagaatgaaaatcaagtcaataacaagtgaataacatgtcaataatgatctgaataagataatggtgttgaattggaggaggccctcaaaaccttccacatttgaagcagtgcatagtgcagattatctctctggcgctagaatatatatatatatatatatatatattttcaaataaatatgatttcctctgttactaaatttgcctgagaaacatgagaaaagataataataaactcatgaatagaagtgcaaagcatttgatgagtaatttatggaatttgagtttggggttagagtaatggttttccccaatttgtaccatcaatgttgtttgatttggcatctcttctttgtgcttgaattgcatgttaattgttgcttgggtatatgttaaaaaacgaatgaaaataaagt
The genomic region above belongs to Prunus dulcis unplaced genomic scaffold, ALMONDv2, whole genome shotgun sequence and contains:
- the LOC117613660 gene encoding cysteine-rich receptor-like protein kinase 26, with the protein product MAPLMFSFRFLFFLSPVLFLMISTQSITPWCYNDKGNYTTNSTYQTNLNTLLSSLFSPSNNGNGYGFYNSSYGENPDQVYAIGLCRGDVTVDICRGCLSKGTQQLTQVCPNQKEAFGIFDLCTLRYANRSIYGAIETFPAFRWYNVQNVSNVDGFFQELRTLLDDLRGQAAGNGSLRKFAVGTATAPNFQTIYGLAQCRPDLTEQNCSYCLGSSMADIPEYFPGKEGGRISKPSCDLRYEIYPIVDPTTVRPLPSSPPPLSSPPPPSTSTGVDVVVSCKS